The following are encoded together in the Pseudoalteromonas ruthenica genome:
- the pgsA gene encoding CDP-diacylglycerol--glycerol-3-phosphate 3-phosphatidyltransferase — MWNIPNTLTAFRLCLIPIFLFIFYLPSQWAFFAAAFVFWLASITDILDGYLARRLNQSTPFGAFLDPVADKVMVSAALVVLVGHYQSAWMTVPALIIIGREIVISALREWMAEQGKRGEVAVSQLGKVKTAAQMLAIIGLIWQFQPWMVTLSYILLYIATILTFGSMVQYLMAARHSFFAKEG; from the coding sequence ATGTGGAACATTCCCAATACCCTAACAGCCTTTAGGTTGTGTTTAATCCCAATTTTTTTATTTATCTTCTATCTACCGAGTCAATGGGCGTTTTTCGCAGCAGCATTTGTATTTTGGCTAGCCTCGATCACCGATATCCTTGATGGCTATCTAGCTCGGCGTTTAAATCAGTCGACGCCGTTCGGTGCCTTTTTAGACCCTGTTGCCGATAAAGTAATGGTCAGTGCAGCCCTGGTGGTGTTAGTTGGCCACTATCAAAGTGCGTGGATGACCGTACCGGCGTTGATTATTATCGGCCGCGAAATAGTGATCTCGGCTTTAAGAGAGTGGATGGCGGAGCAGGGTAAGCGTGGTGAGGTAGCGGTATCCCAACTTGGTAAGGTGAAAACAGCGGCGCAAATGCTCGCCATCATTGGCCTGATTTGGCAATTTCAGCCTTGGATGGTGACCCTGAGTTATATTCTATTATACATAGCGACTATTCTGACCTTTGGCTCTATGGTGCAGTATCTCATGGCTGCGCGCCATAGCTTCTTCGCTAAAGAAGGCTAA
- the cysK gene encoding cysteine synthase A, which yields MSKIYEDNSLSIGNTPLVKLNRVTGGNVYAKVEARNPSFSVKCRIGASMIWEAEKSGQLTKDKELIEPTSGNTGIALAFVAASRGYKLTLTMPNSMSLERRKLLKALGANLVLTEGPKGMKGAIEKAKEIHDSDPDKYILLQQFENPANPKIHFETTGPEIFDALDGKVDFFIAGVGTGGTITGVSRYLKQEKGLNVQSIAVEPTDSPVISQTMAGQEVKPGPHKIQGIGAGFIPGNLDLELLDGVEQVSNDDAIAMAHELMKNEGILAGISSGAAVVAAKRLAEKPENADKNFVVILPSSAERYLSSPLFAGEFSDQELEQ from the coding sequence ATGTCAAAGATTTACGAAGATAACTCCCTATCCATTGGTAACACCCCGTTAGTAAAACTTAACCGTGTTACCGGTGGTAATGTTTATGCCAAAGTAGAAGCTCGCAACCCGAGCTTCAGCGTCAAGTGCCGCATTGGTGCTTCAATGATATGGGAAGCGGAAAAATCAGGACAACTGACCAAAGATAAAGAGCTTATCGAGCCAACATCAGGAAATACCGGAATTGCCCTCGCTTTCGTTGCGGCCTCTCGAGGTTATAAGTTGACGTTGACCATGCCCAACAGCATGAGTTTGGAGCGCCGTAAGCTACTCAAAGCGCTAGGTGCTAATTTAGTGCTCACCGAAGGTCCTAAAGGCATGAAAGGTGCGATTGAGAAAGCCAAAGAAATTCATGACAGCGATCCTGATAAATACATTCTGTTACAGCAGTTTGAAAACCCAGCTAACCCGAAAATTCACTTCGAGACAACGGGTCCAGAGATCTTTGATGCACTCGATGGTAAAGTCGACTTCTTCATTGCTGGTGTCGGCACTGGCGGTACTATCACCGGCGTGAGCCGCTATCTTAAGCAAGAGAAAGGCTTAAATGTGCAATCTATTGCTGTTGAGCCAACGGATTCTCCAGTGATCAGCCAAACAATGGCAGGTCAGGAGGTCAAGCCGGGCCCCCATAAAATTCAAGGTATTGGTGCTGGTTTTATTCCTGGTAACCTAGATTTAGAGTTGTTAGATGGGGTTGAACAAGTCAGTAATGATGACGCCATCGCTATGGCACATGAACTAATGAAAAACGAAGGGATCTTAGCCGGTATTTCATCTGGTGCTGCTGTGGTCGCTGCTAAGCGTCTTGCTGAAAAGCCAGAGAATGCTGATAAAAACTTCGTGGTTATTCTGCCAAGCTCTGCCGAGCGCTACCTTTCAAGTCCGTTGTTTGCTGGTGAGTTCAGTGATCAGGAACTTGAGCAGTAA
- the uvrY gene encoding UvrY/SirA/GacA family response regulator transcription factor, whose translation MINVLLVDDHELVRTGIKRILDDVRGFKVIGEAKTGEEAVQFCRQNEPDIVLMDMNMPGIGGLEATKKICRYCPDVKVIVLTVHCEDPFPSKVMQIGAHGYLTKGAGPEEVVNAIRAVNSGQRYIAPQIAQQIALAQFSGRTDENPFQTLSDRELQIMLMITRGEKVQSIADRLNLSSKTVNSYRYRIFEKLAVNGDVELTHLAIRHKMIDIDSDH comes from the coding sequence TTGATTAATGTACTGCTAGTAGATGACCATGAACTGGTGCGTACCGGGATAAAGCGCATCCTTGATGATGTTCGCGGTTTTAAGGTTATCGGTGAAGCAAAAACTGGTGAAGAGGCGGTGCAGTTCTGCCGTCAAAATGAGCCAGACATCGTACTAATGGACATGAATATGCCGGGCATTGGCGGTCTTGAGGCCACGAAGAAGATCTGCCGTTACTGTCCTGATGTTAAAGTGATTGTGCTCACTGTCCATTGCGAAGACCCTTTCCCTAGCAAAGTCATGCAAATTGGCGCTCACGGTTACCTCACCAAAGGGGCGGGCCCTGAAGAGGTAGTTAATGCGATTCGCGCAGTGAACTCCGGTCAACGCTACATTGCGCCACAAATTGCTCAGCAAATTGCGTTGGCGCAGTTCAGTGGCCGCACCGACGAAAACCCATTTCAAACTCTCTCAGATCGCGAACTGCAAATTATGCTGATGATTACGCGAGGCGAAAAGGTGCAAAGCATTGCCGACCGATTAAATCTAAGCTCAAAAACGGTCAACAGCTATCGCTATCGTATATTCGAAAAACTGGCTGTGAACGGCGACGTGGAACTCACGCACTTAGCCATTCGCCATAAAATGATAGATATTGATAGCGACCACTGA
- the uvrC gene encoding excinuclease ABC subunit UvrC: protein MSFAADQFLKTVSEEPGVYRMLDSEQQVIYVGKAKNLKKRLSSYFRKTGLDAKTQVLVRNIDDINVTLTNTETEALLLENNLIKKYQPRYNILLRDDKSYPYILLTKHQHPRLAFHRGARKIKGEYFGPFPSAGAVSESLRLMQKLFPVRQCEDSYYKARSRPCLQYQLKRCSAPCVGKVSDEEYSAQVDYVRKFLGGKSHEVISSLVAKMEHASEQLAFEKAAKYRDQIQLLRKVQEQQSVSGKHAELDALGYCRRNGMVAVHILMVRDHKVMGSKTLYPKVPKDSSDDEILTSFIAQYYCAPGATGRIAKELVLPFAIDEQQPLSNAMSELKSTQVKLNTVHRGERAQYLQLANKNADSSLEVQQSTQDAINKRYALLKEALHLDDIARMECFDISHTMGENTVASCVVFDRQGPNKSEYRRFNVTGITPGDDYAAMAFALNKRYGKLTDESKIPDVIFIDGGKGQLNQAVAFFSDWPFAKMPLLVGVAKGTSRKPGLETLLIDAGRKTVSLGSDSPALHLIQHIRDESHRFAIAGHRNKRQKQRNQSVLEEIGGVGQKRRQALLKYLGGMQGVKSATIEQLSQAPGISPAMAEKIFNHLHDKA, encoded by the coding sequence ATGAGTTTTGCTGCCGACCAGTTTTTAAAAACGGTCTCTGAAGAACCCGGCGTATATCGTATGCTAGATAGTGAGCAGCAAGTGATATACGTAGGTAAAGCGAAAAACCTTAAAAAGCGCCTTTCAAGCTATTTTCGTAAAACGGGCCTCGATGCTAAAACGCAAGTATTGGTGCGTAATATTGATGATATCAATGTAACGCTGACCAATACTGAAACCGAGGCCTTGCTATTAGAAAATAACCTGATCAAGAAGTATCAGCCACGCTACAATATTCTACTTCGCGATGATAAGTCCTACCCGTACATTTTATTGACTAAGCATCAACACCCTAGATTAGCTTTCCATCGCGGTGCGCGCAAAATCAAGGGTGAATACTTTGGCCCCTTTCCAAGTGCTGGCGCCGTTTCTGAAAGTCTGCGTTTGATGCAAAAGTTGTTTCCCGTACGTCAATGTGAAGACAGCTACTACAAAGCACGCAGTCGTCCTTGTTTGCAGTACCAACTTAAACGCTGCAGTGCGCCCTGTGTTGGCAAAGTCAGTGATGAAGAGTACAGCGCCCAAGTAGACTACGTACGTAAGTTTCTCGGTGGCAAATCTCATGAGGTAATAAGTTCATTGGTGGCTAAAATGGAACACGCCAGTGAGCAACTCGCCTTTGAAAAAGCCGCCAAGTACCGTGACCAAATCCAGCTGTTACGTAAAGTACAAGAGCAGCAGTCAGTGTCCGGAAAGCACGCTGAGCTAGATGCCCTTGGTTATTGTCGCCGTAATGGCATGGTTGCGGTGCATATTCTCATGGTGCGCGATCACAAAGTGATGGGCAGCAAAACGTTGTACCCCAAAGTGCCAAAAGACTCCAGCGATGACGAAATTTTAACGTCTTTTATTGCCCAGTATTATTGTGCGCCGGGAGCGACTGGACGTATCGCGAAAGAGTTGGTGCTGCCCTTTGCAATTGATGAGCAGCAACCGTTGAGCAATGCTATGAGTGAGCTTAAAAGCACACAAGTAAAGCTCAATACAGTGCATCGTGGCGAACGCGCTCAGTATCTGCAGTTAGCGAACAAAAATGCCGACTCTAGCTTAGAAGTGCAGCAAAGCACGCAAGATGCTATCAATAAACGCTACGCACTACTTAAAGAGGCGCTACACCTTGATGATATCGCTCGTATGGAGTGTTTCGATATCAGCCACACCATGGGTGAGAACACGGTGGCATCATGCGTGGTGTTTGACCGTCAAGGACCCAATAAGAGTGAATATAGACGTTTTAATGTCACCGGCATTACCCCAGGTGATGATTATGCCGCGATGGCCTTTGCGCTCAATAAACGGTATGGCAAGCTGACTGACGAGAGCAAGATCCCGGATGTCATTTTTATTGACGGTGGTAAGGGACAATTGAACCAAGCCGTGGCGTTTTTTAGCGATTGGCCGTTTGCAAAAATGCCCTTGCTTGTCGGCGTCGCTAAAGGCACTAGCCGAAAGCCAGGTTTAGAAACGTTATTGATTGATGCCGGTCGCAAAACCGTATCTCTTGGCAGTGATTCACCCGCGTTGCATCTTATTCAACATATTCGTGATGAATCGCACCGTTTTGCCATTGCTGGACACCGTAACAAGCGCCAGAAGCAGCGTAATCAATCAGTGCTTGAGGAAATCGGTGGTGTAGGGCAAAAGCGTCGCCAAGCGCTGCTAAAATACCTCGGTGGTATGCAAGGCGTGAAAAGCGCGACAATTGAGCAGCTCAGCCAAGCGCCGGGGATCAGTCCCGCGATGGCGGAAAAGATATTTAACCATTTGCATGACAAGGCATAG
- a CDS encoding alanine/glycine:cation symporter family protein, translating to MTEIANTISGLIWGHVLVYLLIAAGLFFTVRLGFIQFRDFGHTFKVMFNSRQGAQGGISSFQAFCTSLAARVGTGNMAGVGVALYLGGPGAIFWMWLIALIGMATSFAESTLAQAYKVKDEHGNFRGGPAYYMEKGLGKRWMGVAFSLCLILAFGLVFNAVQANSIAAAFNEAFAIPNYVVGIALVIGSGFVIFGGLKTIARFAELVVPFMALAYLVLALYVCAVNLEQLPQVFMVVINHAFGIEQAGAGAIGYGVMQAMIQGIKRGLFSNEAGMGSAANAAATATPNPPHPASQGYVQMLGVFIDTIVICSATAALILLSGQLAPGSGLTGIALTQNALVTHVGEWGAIFVAVAILFFAFTSIVANYSYAETNLLFLEHNHEKGMLIFRALVLAMVMFGSLGEIKLVWTLADISMGMMAIINVIALFMLSGVVIWLSKDYQQQRKQGVVPTFDKNKHPKLAQEVDPDSW from the coding sequence ATGACCGAAATCGCTAATACTATTAGCGGCCTTATTTGGGGGCATGTGCTGGTATATTTGCTAATCGCTGCTGGCCTATTCTTTACTGTGCGATTGGGCTTTATTCAATTTAGAGACTTTGGCCATACTTTTAAGGTTATGTTTAACAGCCGTCAAGGCGCGCAAGGTGGGATATCCTCATTCCAAGCATTTTGTACGTCACTTGCTGCACGCGTTGGCACCGGCAATATGGCCGGGGTGGGTGTTGCTCTGTATTTAGGTGGTCCTGGTGCGATATTTTGGATGTGGCTTATTGCTTTAATTGGTATGGCCACAAGTTTTGCCGAAAGCACATTAGCCCAAGCGTATAAAGTGAAGGATGAACACGGCAATTTTCGCGGTGGTCCGGCCTACTACATGGAAAAAGGCTTGGGTAAACGCTGGATGGGCGTTGCTTTTTCATTATGCTTAATTCTTGCGTTTGGTCTGGTGTTCAATGCCGTACAAGCAAACTCTATTGCGGCGGCTTTTAATGAGGCCTTTGCTATCCCCAATTACGTTGTCGGCATCGCCTTAGTTATAGGCTCTGGCTTTGTCATATTCGGTGGCTTAAAAACCATTGCTCGCTTTGCAGAATTGGTTGTGCCCTTTATGGCACTGGCTTACTTAGTGCTAGCACTATATGTGTGCGCGGTTAATCTTGAGCAGCTTCCTCAGGTTTTTATGGTTGTTATCAACCATGCGTTTGGTATTGAGCAAGCCGGAGCCGGTGCCATTGGCTATGGAGTCATGCAGGCGATGATCCAAGGCATAAAACGCGGCTTATTCTCTAACGAAGCTGGTATGGGTAGTGCGGCTAATGCAGCGGCAACAGCTACCCCCAACCCACCGCATCCTGCATCCCAAGGTTACGTGCAAATGTTAGGGGTGTTTATCGATACTATAGTGATCTGCTCCGCGACCGCCGCACTCATATTGCTCTCAGGGCAGCTGGCCCCAGGCTCTGGCTTGACTGGGATCGCTCTTACACAAAATGCTTTAGTTACACACGTTGGTGAATGGGGCGCTATTTTTGTAGCCGTTGCCATCTTATTTTTTGCCTTTACTTCCATTGTTGCAAATTACTCTTACGCAGAAACTAACCTGTTATTTTTGGAACATAATCACGAGAAAGGTATGCTGATTTTCCGCGCCTTGGTATTGGCTATGGTGATGTTTGGTTCTTTAGGTGAGATAAAGCTTGTGTGGACCCTCGCCGATATCTCAATGGGGATGATGGCCATTATTAATGTCATTGCATTGTTTATGCTTTCGGGCGTCGTGATTTGGCTGAGTAAGGATTACCAACAACAACGAAAACAAGGTGTCGTACCCACCTTTGATAAAAACAAACACCCCAAGTTAGCACAAGAAGTCGACCCCGACTCTTGGTAA
- a CDS encoding dicarboxylate/amino acid:cation symporter, with product MKLILKLVAGIVLGMLIGAFAPEAVARALYTAKVLIGELIGFTIPLIILFFICSGIAGLPKGANHLLGRTVGFAYGSTVVAGTLAIIVMTWAAPYISGSINFHGGEESALSSFIDIEIPPLMGVMSALVAAFAFGIGISQRQLTQLQQVVDQGKEVIDGLLSKVIIPALPFYIAGVFADMTVAGTVASTLQTFAVVLAIALVMHWVWLSVLYIGTGLLLGRSPWMLLKNMLPAYLTALGTMSSAATIPVSLKASKDNGVKEHIANFSVPLCATIHLSGSTITIVTCAMAVMALSPTMAIGSLTEMLPFVLMLGIVMIAAPGAPGGAVMSALGLLTSMLGFTDAAIALMIALYLAQDSFGTACNVTGDGIIALWVDRFSDKTSA from the coding sequence ATGAAACTAATACTTAAATTGGTTGCTGGCATTGTCCTTGGAATGCTAATCGGCGCCTTTGCACCGGAGGCCGTAGCACGCGCTTTGTATACTGCCAAAGTGCTCATCGGCGAGCTGATAGGCTTTACCATTCCACTTATTATTTTATTTTTTATTTGTTCAGGCATCGCTGGGCTACCCAAAGGGGCGAATCATTTACTTGGCCGCACAGTGGGGTTTGCTTATGGTTCGACGGTGGTAGCAGGGACCTTGGCAATCATTGTTATGACTTGGGCCGCCCCTTATATAAGTGGTTCAATCAATTTTCATGGCGGTGAAGAATCGGCTCTGAGCAGCTTTATTGATATAGAGATACCGCCGTTGATGGGGGTGATGAGTGCATTAGTGGCGGCATTCGCCTTTGGCATCGGTATCAGTCAGCGCCAGCTGACACAGTTACAACAAGTGGTTGATCAAGGGAAAGAAGTGATTGACGGGTTACTCTCTAAAGTCATCATCCCAGCGTTACCATTTTATATTGCCGGGGTGTTCGCTGACATGACCGTTGCCGGCACCGTAGCCTCAACATTGCAAACTTTTGCCGTTGTCCTTGCCATCGCTCTGGTTATGCATTGGGTATGGCTAAGTGTGCTGTACATTGGCACCGGATTATTATTGGGGCGCTCACCTTGGATGTTATTAAAGAATATGTTGCCTGCTTATTTAACCGCGCTTGGTACGATGTCCAGTGCCGCGACCATCCCGGTATCGCTCAAAGCCAGTAAAGATAATGGCGTGAAAGAACACATTGCTAATTTCAGTGTACCGCTGTGCGCGACCATACACCTCTCTGGCTCGACCATTACCATCGTTACCTGTGCCATGGCGGTGATGGCACTATCACCGACAATGGCGATAGGAAGCTTGACGGAAATGCTGCCATTTGTACTAATGTTAGGTATAGTGATGATCGCAGCCCCTGGGGCACCGGGCGGTGCGGTTATGTCGGCACTGGGGCTATTAACCAGTATGCTTGGGTTCACTGATGCAGCAATTGCATTAATGATCGCATTGTATTTGGCTCAAGATAGCTTTGGCACGGCCTGTAATGTGACCGGTGATGGTATCATAGCATTGTGGGTTGACCGTTTTTCTGATAAAACAAGTGCTTGA
- a CDS encoding carbohydrate binding family 9 domain-containing protein: MLLSRFLAGRLAVLAMAVTPFIVLAETAQPALNIPYLADAATIDGRLDEPQWQQAKRISVNNITWPYENKPSPVSTTALIYENDDTLYLGFIAEDPHPEKIRAFYRDRDSAWDDDLVGIKLDTYGSAKLAYQFFVNPLGVQQDSIENELSKTENSAWDGIWDSAGHITAQGYQVEIALPMRMFNFDDAPRSQAMTMELVRFYPRNERLRLSSMQLDHGNHCWICQMPQVNGFANAKQSSNLIVVPSLVLNQQQQRDINGAVLKPWQKDNNIEPSLDLKWGITPDLTLNATVNPDFSQVEADVAQLNVNESFSLFFPEKRSFFLDNADYFASNLNLIYTRNIASPGAGAKLTGSKNGHTVAAFISNDEQTNVLIPGNLGSRVVSLEQHSQAGALHYRYDISSAFSLGASSTFRRSDDYHNEVLSIDSKYRFDDFTTLVVQALASQSDYSEDFIEQLCDADEPCQAPPVQPCDSRYDCGYSEALLRVNERHYDGYGYYLSLDRDTKYYSLFGNYHMRSRGLRADLGFLSETDFNKFTTGGEYRWYAEQDAWWNRARWYADWDITHNQAGELIEKEAQSFVSLDGPWQSYLELGTISRERRGLRADPSSLAIDGNSARFNENEINLFASIKPSAGVVADIDVTQGNKVDLANNRLGEFVRIRPTVNYNINSHLALRLRHTYEDLQRRSGEDIFSANLSDLRLTYQFNLRSFLRLTMIYTDIEREPSSYVKEVDARYRALSTQLLYSYKLNPQSVVFVGYSDSGYQDDDLSQLEKDNRTLFAKFSYAWIL, from the coding sequence GTGCTTTTGTCTCGTTTTCTCGCAGGTCGTCTTGCTGTCTTAGCCATGGCCGTTACTCCCTTTATTGTATTGGCTGAGACGGCACAGCCGGCACTCAATATCCCCTACCTCGCTGATGCAGCGACTATTGATGGTCGTTTGGATGAGCCGCAATGGCAACAGGCTAAGCGCATCAGTGTAAATAACATCACTTGGCCCTATGAAAATAAACCATCACCGGTGAGTACCACCGCGCTGATTTATGAAAATGACGATACCCTCTATTTAGGGTTTATCGCCGAGGACCCTCACCCCGAGAAAATTCGTGCCTTTTATCGCGATCGTGATAGCGCTTGGGATGATGACTTAGTAGGGATAAAACTGGACACCTATGGCAGTGCCAAGCTCGCCTATCAGTTTTTTGTCAATCCGCTTGGAGTTCAACAAGACTCTATCGAAAATGAGTTGAGTAAAACTGAAAACAGTGCCTGGGATGGCATTTGGGATAGCGCAGGCCACATCACCGCCCAAGGATACCAGGTGGAAATAGCCTTACCTATGCGTATGTTCAACTTCGATGACGCACCACGCAGCCAAGCCATGACCATGGAGTTAGTGCGCTTTTATCCACGAAATGAGCGCCTTCGCCTTTCAAGTATGCAATTGGACCATGGTAATCACTGCTGGATATGCCAAATGCCGCAAGTGAACGGTTTTGCTAATGCCAAACAAAGCAGTAATCTCATCGTTGTCCCCTCCTTGGTGCTTAACCAACAGCAACAACGCGACATCAATGGCGCGGTCCTAAAGCCTTGGCAAAAAGACAATAACATTGAGCCAAGCTTAGACCTGAAATGGGGGATCACTCCAGATTTAACGCTCAATGCCACTGTTAATCCCGACTTCTCACAAGTAGAGGCTGATGTTGCACAGCTCAACGTCAATGAAAGCTTTAGCTTATTCTTCCCAGAAAAGCGCAGCTTCTTTTTAGATAATGCCGACTATTTTGCTTCGAATTTAAACTTAATTTATACCCGAAATATCGCTTCGCCTGGCGCAGGAGCGAAACTAACCGGAAGCAAGAATGGCCACACCGTGGCCGCATTTATTAGTAACGATGAGCAAACCAATGTGCTTATACCGGGTAATTTAGGTTCGCGAGTTGTGAGTTTAGAGCAACATTCACAAGCCGGCGCGCTGCACTATCGTTACGATATCAGCAGTGCGTTTTCCCTGGGTGCCAGTTCGACGTTCAGACGCAGTGACGATTATCACAACGAAGTGCTGAGCATCGATAGTAAATATCGGTTTGACGACTTCACCACCTTGGTGGTGCAAGCTCTGGCATCGCAAAGTGACTATAGTGAGGACTTCATTGAGCAATTATGTGATGCCGATGAACCTTGCCAAGCGCCACCCGTGCAACCTTGTGATAGCCGCTATGACTGCGGTTATTCGGAAGCTTTGCTACGTGTGAACGAGCGCCACTATGATGGCTATGGGTATTATTTAAGCTTGGATAGAGACACCAAATACTACAGCCTGTTTGGTAATTATCATATGCGCAGCCGTGGACTGCGTGCGGATTTAGGCTTTCTTAGTGAAACTGACTTCAACAAGTTTACCACCGGTGGTGAATACCGTTGGTACGCCGAGCAAGACGCATGGTGGAATCGCGCCCGATGGTATGCAGATTGGGATATCACCCACAACCAAGCAGGCGAGTTAATAGAGAAAGAGGCGCAAAGCTTTGTTTCACTTGACGGCCCCTGGCAAAGTTATCTAGAGCTTGGCACCATCAGTCGAGAGCGGCGTGGGTTACGAGCCGATCCATCATCCTTAGCAATCGACGGCAATAGTGCGCGCTTCAACGAAAACGAAATAAACCTATTTGCGTCCATCAAACCCAGCGCCGGTGTTGTTGCTGATATCGATGTGACCCAAGGTAATAAGGTTGATTTGGCCAATAACCGTTTGGGTGAGTTTGTGCGTATTCGCCCCACTGTGAATTACAATATCAATTCGCATCTAGCGCTGCGCTTGCGCCACACCTACGAGGATTTGCAACGTCGCTCAGGTGAGGACATCTTCAGCGCTAATTTAAGTGACTTACGCTTAACCTATCAGTTTAATTTACGTAGCTTTTTGCGTTTAACCATGATTTATACCGACATCGAGCGCGAGCCCAGTAGCTACGTTAAAGAAGTGGATGCGCGCTATCGAGCATTGAGCACCCAGCTGCTCTACTCTTATAAACTCAATCCACAGTCCGTGGTGTTTGTAGGTTACTCAGACAGTGGCTACCAGGACGATGACTTATCACAGTTGGAAAAAGATAATCGTACACTGTTTGCAAAATTCAGTTACGCTTGGATTTTGTGA